From a single Micromonospora pallida genomic region:
- a CDS encoding sugar O-acetyltransferase: MTLDVQREHILSGRMYNDLTDELLQARRRAVLLTTEYNESFGQPQEQREAILRRLLRSVGSECHFEPTFRCEFGFNISVGDHFYANFDCVMLDGGGITIGSHVLFGPRVGIYTSNHAVDAAERAAGACYAKPVTIGDHVWIGGGVTINQGVTIGDSTIIGSGSVVTRSIPSGVIAVGSPARVLREITDADKTGYQP; encoded by the coding sequence GTGACGCTTGACGTGCAGCGGGAGCACATCCTCTCGGGTCGGATGTACAACGACCTCACCGATGAGCTGCTGCAAGCCCGGCGGCGGGCCGTGCTGCTGACCACCGAGTACAACGAGAGCTTCGGGCAGCCGCAGGAGCAGCGCGAGGCAATCCTGCGGCGCCTGCTGCGGTCGGTCGGGAGCGAGTGCCACTTCGAGCCGACGTTCCGCTGCGAGTTCGGCTTCAACATCAGCGTCGGCGACCACTTCTACGCCAACTTCGACTGCGTGATGCTGGACGGTGGTGGTATCACCATCGGGAGCCACGTCCTCTTCGGCCCGCGCGTCGGCATCTACACCTCGAACCACGCCGTCGACGCCGCCGAACGGGCAGCCGGCGCATGTTACGCCAAGCCGGTCACGATCGGCGATCATGTCTGGATCGGCGGCGGTGTCACCATCAACCAGGGCGTGACCATCGGCGACAGCACGATCATCGGTTCGGGGAGCGTGGTCACCCGCTCGATCCCGTCCGGTGTGATCGCGGTCGGATCGCCGGCCCGGGTGCTGCGCGAGATCACCGATGCCGACAAGACGGGTTACCAGCCCTGA
- a CDS encoding GNAT family N-acetyltransferase has translation MLSGSAPGWPAVLSDGPVALRPYRRSDAAAWSEVRRANRDWLAPWESSVPGRWNEMNSPTAFRYVHRDQRRSARLGEGMPFAVCLHEDGRERLVGHLNVGNIVRRAFCSGYVGYWVDSRVAGRGVIPTALALAVDHAFGPGGLHRVEVNIRPENRPSRRVVEKLGFREESYHQRYMHIDGAWRDHIGYAMTHEEVAAEGGLLARWHRLRADAG, from the coding sequence ATGTTGTCCGGCAGCGCCCCCGGCTGGCCGGCCGTCCTCTCCGACGGCCCGGTGGCGCTGCGGCCGTACCGCCGCTCCGACGCGGCGGCCTGGTCGGAGGTGCGCCGGGCGAACCGGGACTGGCTGGCCCCCTGGGAGTCCTCGGTACCCGGCCGCTGGAACGAGATGAACTCGCCCACCGCGTTCCGCTACGTCCACCGTGACCAGCGTCGGTCCGCCCGGCTCGGCGAGGGCATGCCGTTCGCGGTCTGCCTGCACGAGGACGGGCGCGAACGGCTGGTCGGGCACCTGAACGTCGGCAACATCGTGCGGCGGGCGTTCTGCTCCGGGTACGTCGGCTACTGGGTGGACAGCCGGGTGGCCGGACGCGGGGTGATCCCCACCGCGCTGGCGCTCGCCGTCGACCACGCCTTCGGCCCCGGCGGGCTGCACCGGGTCGAGGTGAACATCCGGCCGGAGAACCGGCCGTCCCGGCGGGTGGTGGAGAAGCTCGGCTTCCGCGAGGAGTCGTACCACCAGCGGTACATGCACATCGACGGCGCGTGGCGGGACCACATCGGGTACGCGATGACCCACGAGGAGGTGGCCGCCGAGGGCGGTCTGCTGGCCCGCTGGCATCGGCTGCGTGCCGACGCCGGATGA
- a CDS encoding 4'-phosphopantetheinyl transferase family protein → MRDLLPPSVAVVVAGPADFTGELLDAERACLGERAVESRRRDFTAGRVCARRAIAALGFDPVPVPSAADRSPVWPAGVVGTITHTRGYCAAATARADEIRSVGMDAEQHKILDAGVRRLVLLPEEVERCERLPAGVSWPALVFSAKESVYKVWHPVVGTWLDFRDALVEFDPDSGSWTARIAPDKVEAAREKVSDPPRLITGRFAVDTGLVRTAAVLPHH, encoded by the coding sequence ATGCGTGACCTGCTGCCACCGTCGGTCGCCGTGGTCGTGGCGGGGCCGGCGGACTTCACCGGTGAGCTGCTCGACGCCGAGCGGGCCTGCCTCGGCGAACGCGCCGTGGAGAGCCGGCGGCGCGACTTCACCGCCGGCCGGGTGTGCGCCCGGCGGGCCATCGCCGCCCTCGGGTTCGATCCGGTGCCGGTGCCGTCGGCCGCCGACCGGTCCCCAGTCTGGCCGGCGGGCGTGGTCGGCACCATCACCCACACGAGGGGCTACTGCGCCGCCGCCACGGCCCGCGCCGACGAGATCCGGTCGGTCGGCATGGACGCCGAACAGCACAAGATCCTTGACGCCGGGGTACGTCGGCTGGTCCTCCTGCCGGAGGAGGTGGAACGCTGCGAACGGCTGCCGGCCGGCGTCTCCTGGCCCGCGCTGGTCTTCAGCGCGAAGGAAAGCGTCTACAAGGTCTGGCACCCGGTGGTCGGCACCTGGCTCGACTTCCGGGACGCGCTGGTCGAGTTCGACCCGGACTCCGGTTCGTGGACCGCCCGGATCGCCCCGGACAAGGTCGAGGCGGCCCGGGAGAAGGTCAGCGACCCACCCCGCCTGATCACCGGACGGTTCGCCGTGGACACTGGTCTGGTGCGCACCGCCGCGGTCCTGCCGCACCACTGA
- a CDS encoding S8 family peptidase, with amino-acid sequence MDAPHSPARPRRRALNGVTALVVGTLVAAGLTTPAGANSDHTPSPVGQILGAGGPTVVPESYIVVLRDSAVGGRAGTRQDAVTRLATEVTSRFGVRPDQVWGDALNGFSIRTSEAVARRIAAHPAVAHVEANQTVQPTSTTLSVPWNLDRLDDPLGLDGSYDYQSQGTGVPVYVIDSGILLTHQEFGGQAYFGYNYGGAAVCGPHGTHLAGTIGGTTYGVAKDATLISVKVLDCGTSSTWAGVISGVNWVTGHHQAGTPAVANLALTGSLNTAANMAVTNMIADGVTTAVAAGNSNLNACNYSPSSVPTAITVGATQQNDTRASFSNYGACLDIFAPGISITSASDTSNIATTAISGTSQASAHVAGMAARVLSNNPTWTPAQVASYLNSGSNPVVGNPGTGTPNRLLHMSPLL; translated from the coding sequence ATGGATGCCCCACACAGCCCCGCCCGTCCCCGCCGTCGTGCCCTGAACGGCGTGACGGCCCTCGTGGTCGGCACGCTGGTCGCCGCCGGCCTGACCACCCCGGCAGGCGCCAACTCCGACCACACGCCGAGCCCGGTCGGCCAGATCCTTGGTGCCGGCGGTCCGACCGTCGTCCCGGAGAGCTACATCGTCGTGCTCAGGGACAGCGCGGTCGGCGGCCGGGCCGGCACCCGGCAGGATGCCGTCACCCGGCTGGCCACCGAGGTGACCAGCCGCTTCGGCGTACGGCCGGACCAGGTGTGGGGCGACGCCCTCAACGGCTTCTCGATCCGCACCTCCGAAGCCGTCGCCCGCCGGATCGCCGCCCACCCCGCCGTCGCCCATGTGGAAGCCAACCAGACCGTCCAGCCGACCAGCACCACGCTCAGCGTGCCGTGGAACCTGGACCGGCTCGACGATCCGCTCGGACTCGACGGCAGCTACGACTACCAGAGTCAGGGCACCGGTGTCCCGGTGTATGTCATCGACTCCGGGATCCTCCTCACCCACCAGGAGTTCGGCGGCCAGGCCTACTTCGGCTACAACTACGGTGGCGCAGCGGTCTGCGGCCCCCACGGCACGCACCTCGCCGGCACGATCGGCGGGACGACGTACGGGGTGGCCAAGGACGCCACCCTGATCTCGGTGAAGGTGCTGGACTGCGGCACGTCGAGCACCTGGGCGGGCGTGATCAGCGGGGTCAACTGGGTGACCGGCCACCACCAGGCCGGGACCCCCGCCGTGGCGAACCTCGCGCTGACCGGCAGCCTGAACACCGCAGCCAACATGGCGGTGACGAACATGATCGCCGACGGCGTCACGACGGCGGTGGCGGCGGGCAACTCCAACCTGAACGCCTGCAACTACTCGCCGTCCAGCGTGCCGACCGCCATCACCGTCGGCGCCACCCAGCAGAACGACACCCGGGCCAGCTTCTCCAACTACGGCGCCTGCCTGGACATCTTCGCCCCCGGCATATCCATCACCTCTGCCTCGGACACCTCGAACATCGCCACCACGGCCATCAGCGGCACCTCCCAGGCGTCGGCACACGTGGCCGGTATGGCGGCGAGGGTGCTGAGCAACAACCCCACCTGGACGCCCGCCCAGGTGGCCAGCTACCTGAACAGCGGCAGCAACCCGGTGGTCGGCAATCCGGGCACCGGTACGCCCAACCGGCTCCTCCACATGTCACCCCTGCTCTGA
- the glp gene encoding gephyrin-like molybdotransferase Glp, whose amino-acid sequence MTATADAEAAANELTPLADYLGSVLRRLRALPPLDLDLTQSYGNVLAEDVVAPHSYPAFDQAAVDGYAARWEDFSGAGRGAGYASGHAGSPGGRIVRLNVVGDLGAASWRPVRLTPGSCFSVAAGAPLPAGADVVVPVEWTDQGMAAVEIFRVPKRGYGVRRAGEELPAGRLLARAGTYVSPALVAVFAATGLGHVVVRPSPRVVIVATGDELVDVGRGSQPGQVVDANSHALTAAAAEVGALAYRVGICDDDPEALRGLLEDQTLRADLIITTGGTGTGPGDMVRRILTRREGGRAGPVTFTEVALYPGTSLGFGTVGAEEVPVVCLPGEPGAAMIGFEVLARPAINLLAGAEPVFRPSVRAHLLETITSPGGLREFRPAHVAERRGGGYTVQPLPGGPFTLSGLAEANGLMVLGERVTTAAAGSTVDVLLLDRRR is encoded by the coding sequence ATGACCGCGACGGCCGACGCCGAGGCGGCCGCGAACGAGTTGACGCCGCTCGCCGACTACCTGGGCAGCGTGCTGCGCAGGCTCCGCGCGCTGCCTCCGCTCGACCTCGACCTCACCCAGTCGTACGGCAACGTCCTCGCCGAGGACGTCGTCGCGCCGCACTCGTACCCGGCCTTCGACCAGGCCGCGGTCGACGGGTACGCGGCACGCTGGGAGGACTTCTCCGGTGCCGGCCGGGGCGCCGGGTACGCCTCGGGCCACGCCGGATCGCCGGGCGGCCGTATCGTCCGGTTGAACGTCGTCGGTGACCTGGGCGCGGCCAGTTGGCGACCGGTCCGGCTCACCCCGGGTTCGTGCTTCTCGGTGGCGGCCGGCGCGCCGTTGCCGGCCGGCGCGGACGTGGTGGTGCCGGTCGAGTGGACCGACCAGGGCATGGCCGCCGTCGAGATCTTCCGCGTCCCCAAACGGGGGTACGGGGTCCGCCGGGCCGGCGAGGAACTGCCCGCCGGCCGACTGCTCGCCCGTGCCGGCACGTACGTCTCCCCGGCGCTGGTCGCGGTCTTCGCCGCCACCGGCCTCGGGCACGTGGTGGTCCGTCCCAGCCCCCGGGTGGTCATCGTGGCCACCGGTGACGAACTGGTCGACGTGGGCCGGGGCAGCCAGCCCGGGCAGGTGGTGGACGCCAACTCGCACGCGTTGACCGCCGCCGCCGCCGAGGTGGGCGCGCTGGCGTACCGGGTGGGCATCTGCGACGACGACCCGGAGGCGCTGCGCGGCCTGCTGGAGGACCAGACCCTGCGGGCCGACCTGATCATCACCACCGGTGGCACCGGCACCGGGCCGGGCGACATGGTCCGCCGCATCCTCACCCGCCGGGAGGGCGGCCGCGCCGGACCGGTGACCTTCACCGAGGTCGCCCTCTATCCGGGTACGTCCCTCGGGTTCGGTACGGTCGGGGCCGAGGAGGTGCCGGTGGTCTGTCTGCCCGGTGAACCCGGTGCCGCGATGATCGGCTTCGAGGTGCTGGCCCGTCCCGCGATCAACCTGCTCGCCGGGGCGGAGCCGGTCTTCCGACCGAGCGTCCGCGCACACCTGCTGGAGACCATCACGTCCCCCGGCGGGCTGCGGGAGTTCCGACCCGCGCACGTGGCCGAGCGGCGCGGCGGCGGCTACACCGTCCAGCCGCTGCCGGGTGGGCCGTTCACCCTCTCCGGACTGGCCGAGGCGAACGGGTTGATGGTGCTCGGCGAGCGGGTCACCACGGCTGCGGCCGGCTCCACCGTGGACGTGCTGCTGCTGGACCGCCGCCGGTGA
- a CDS encoding UTP--glucose-1-phosphate uridylyltransferase, whose protein sequence is MSEQPANPSAAPTSSGRPRAVKAVIPAAGLATRFLPATKAVPKELLPVVDRPVLQYIVEEATAAGIGDVLLITGRGKTSMVDHFDRRPDLEARLEEKGDAERLAAVRRPSELAEVYTCRQPEQLGLGHAVGYAESHVGDQPFAVLLGDEFVKPSEPLLPAMLELQARTGGIVLAFFEVDPSETKRYGIASVEPAESELTDIGEVVRVTGMVEKPKPEDAPSNLAVLGRYVLPGTIFDAIRRTGPGSGGEIQLTDAMELLRSEGTPVHAIVYRGTRYDTGMPLGYLQTVVQIAAEREDLGAEFRKWLGEFVASDASGGPST, encoded by the coding sequence ATGTCGGAGCAACCAGCGAATCCTTCAGCGGCGCCCACCTCGAGCGGCCGTCCCCGGGCGGTCAAGGCCGTCATTCCGGCGGCCGGTCTGGCCACCCGCTTCCTGCCCGCGACGAAGGCGGTGCCCAAGGAACTGCTGCCGGTGGTCGACCGGCCGGTGTTGCAGTACATCGTCGAGGAGGCCACCGCGGCCGGGATCGGTGACGTCCTGCTGATCACGGGTCGGGGCAAGACCTCGATGGTCGACCACTTCGACCGCCGGCCGGACCTGGAGGCACGGCTGGAGGAGAAGGGTGATGCGGAGCGGCTGGCCGCCGTCCGCCGCCCGAGCGAGCTGGCCGAGGTCTACACCTGCCGGCAGCCCGAGCAGCTCGGTCTCGGCCACGCCGTCGGGTACGCCGAGTCCCACGTCGGCGACCAGCCGTTCGCGGTGCTCCTCGGCGACGAGTTCGTCAAGCCGTCCGAGCCGCTGCTGCCGGCCATGCTGGAGCTCCAGGCCCGCACCGGCGGCATCGTGCTGGCCTTCTTCGAGGTCGACCCGAGCGAGACCAAGCGGTACGGCATCGCCTCGGTCGAGCCGGCCGAGTCGGAGCTGACCGACATCGGCGAGGTCGTCCGGGTCACCGGCATGGTGGAGAAGCCCAAGCCGGAGGACGCCCCGAGCAACCTGGCCGTCCTCGGCCGGTACGTCCTGCCCGGCACGATCTTCGACGCGATCCGGCGGACCGGGCCGGGCAGCGGCGGCGAGATCCAGCTCACCGACGCGATGGAGCTGCTGCGCAGCGAGGGCACACCGGTGCACGCCATCGTCTACCGGGGCACCCGCTACGACACCGGCATGCCGCTGGGCTACCTGCAGACCGTGGTGCAGATCGCCGCCGAACGGGAGGACCTGGGCGCCGAGTTCCGCAAGTGGCTGGGGGAGTTCGTCGCCTCCGACGCGTCGGGCGGTCCTAGTACATGA
- a CDS encoding nuclear transport factor 2 family protein → MIDESSVTAWIRRYERAWRTAGTDQLDGLFTTDATYQMAPFEEPDRGLAALRIRWDAERTSPDEEFTMDFDLVAVDPPRAVVRLEVRYGEPSRQHFRDLWILDFASDGRCRSFEEWPFSAPPPVPHQAP, encoded by the coding sequence GTGATCGACGAGTCCAGTGTGACCGCCTGGATCCGCCGTTACGAACGCGCATGGCGGACCGCGGGCACCGACCAACTCGACGGGCTGTTCACCACCGACGCGACGTACCAGATGGCACCGTTCGAGGAGCCGGATCGCGGTCTCGCCGCACTCCGCATCCGTTGGGACGCCGAACGCACCAGCCCCGACGAGGAATTCACGATGGACTTCGACCTCGTCGCGGTCGACCCGCCACGGGCGGTGGTACGGCTCGAGGTGCGGTACGGCGAGCCGAGCCGGCAGCACTTCCGCGACCTGTGGATCCTCGACTTCGCCTCGGACGGCCGGTGCCGGTCCTTCGAGGAGTGGCCGTTCAGCGCCCCGCCCCCGGTGCCGCACCAGGCACCGTGA
- a CDS encoding S8 family peptidase, whose amino-acid sequence MRFPRRTTPARPRRHGLAAVAALATTLVAAVLATPATAVPNADRTSGATGAILGADGPTAVPGSFIVVLDDSAVGGRAGTRQATVSRLATEVTSRFGVRPDQVWGDALNGFSVRTSEAVARRIAAHPAVAYVERDQTVQTATTTQLNAPWNLDRLDAPLGLDTTYNYTSEGYPARAYVIDTGIRITHQEFGGQASYGYDATDGMLPADDCTGHGTHAAATIGGTTYGVAKDVALIAVKVFGCGATSTISIVISGINWVIAHHVAGGPPAVANIGLTSSPVAALNTAVANLVSDGVTVTVPAGNSNTNACNVSPASVPTALTVGATQSNDARAPFSNWGACLDIFAPGVNILSAIHTSNTATTLWSGTSHASPHVAGMAARVLSNNPTWTPAQVASYLTSVANPVVVNPGTGSPNRLLYLSPLL is encoded by the coding sequence ATGCGCTTTCCCCGTAGGACGACCCCCGCCCGGCCTCGTCGACATGGCCTGGCAGCCGTGGCGGCCCTCGCCACCACCCTGGTCGCCGCCGTTCTCGCCACACCGGCAACCGCCGTCCCGAACGCCGACCGGACGTCGGGCGCCACCGGAGCGATCCTGGGGGCCGACGGACCGACCGCGGTCCCTGGCAGCTTCATCGTCGTCCTCGACGACAGCGCGGTCGGCGGCCGGGCCGGCACCCGGCAGGCCACGGTGTCCCGGCTGGCCACCGAGGTGACCAGCCGCTTCGGCGTACGGCCGGACCAGGTGTGGGGCGACGCTCTCAACGGCTTCTCGGTACGGACCTCCGAGGCGGTCGCCCGCCGGATCGCCGCCCACCCGGCGGTGGCTTACGTCGAGCGTGACCAGACCGTCCAGACGGCGACCACCACGCAACTGAACGCACCCTGGAACCTGGACCGGCTCGACGCCCCACTCGGGCTCGACACCACCTACAACTACACCAGCGAGGGCTACCCCGCGCGGGCGTACGTCATCGACACCGGCATCCGCATCACCCACCAGGAGTTCGGCGGCCAGGCGTCCTACGGGTACGACGCGACCGACGGCATGTTGCCGGCCGACGACTGCACCGGCCACGGCACGCACGCGGCCGCCACCATCGGCGGGACGACGTACGGGGTGGCCAAGGACGTGGCCCTGATCGCGGTCAAGGTCTTCGGCTGCGGGGCCACCAGCACCATCTCGATCGTGATCAGCGGCATCAACTGGGTGATCGCCCACCACGTGGCCGGCGGTCCGCCCGCCGTCGCGAACATCGGGTTGACCAGCAGCCCGGTCGCCGCCCTGAACACGGCGGTGGCGAACCTCGTGTCGGACGGCGTCACGGTGACGGTGCCGGCGGGCAACTCGAACACCAATGCCTGCAACGTCTCGCCGGCCTCGGTGCCGACCGCTCTCACCGTCGGCGCGACCCAGTCGAACGACGCCCGGGCGCCCTTCTCCAACTGGGGCGCCTGCCTGGACATCTTCGCCCCCGGCGTGAACATCCTGTCGGCCATCCACACGTCGAACACCGCCACCACGCTGTGGAGCGGAACGTCCCACGCCTCGCCGCACGTGGCCGGGATGGCCGCCCGGGTGCTCAGCAACAACCCGACGTGGACCCCCGCCCAGGTGGCCAGCTACCTGACCAGCGTCGCCAACCCGGTCGTGGTCAACCCGGGCACCGGCTCTCCCAACCGTCTGCTGTACCTGTCGCCGCTGCTCTGA
- a CDS encoding cyclic-phosphate processing receiver domain-containing protein, with product MLVGYVNDGGVVTKEPPRIVLVDDLRSFVDGRVAQVARTSSAGIEVLEQHRGQRLDELWLDHDLGGDDTIWPVVEVLEQAAFEEQPFDISVVYVHSANPAGAAKIMQALRRWGYHVRSATGSPHVGYQVSRPSALGRG from the coding sequence ATGTTGGTTGGCTACGTGAACGATGGCGGGGTGGTTACTAAGGAGCCGCCGCGAATTGTGCTGGTCGACGACCTGCGCTCGTTCGTCGATGGTCGGGTGGCGCAGGTGGCGCGCACGAGTTCGGCGGGCATCGAGGTGCTGGAGCAGCATCGCGGACAGCGGTTGGACGAGTTGTGGCTGGATCACGACCTCGGCGGGGACGACACGATCTGGCCGGTCGTCGAGGTGTTGGAGCAAGCGGCGTTCGAGGAACAGCCGTTCGACATCAGCGTGGTGTATGTCCACTCGGCGAACCCTGCCGGCGCTGCCAAGATCATGCAGGCATTGCGACGCTGGGGTTACCACGTCCGTTCGGCCACTGGATCACCGCATGTCGGTTACCAGGTCAGTCGACCGTCTGCGCTCGGCCGAGGGTGA
- a CDS encoding HNH endonuclease family protein — MNRTSRWVGGLLAAVTTATLGFTAPAQAATVSVPLRTLVANLPVATENRTGYSRDLFPHWIDADGDSCNTRYEVLIAEATTKPSVGSGCTLSGGRWYSYYDGAYWTNPADLDIDHMVALAEAWDSGARSWTTSRRQSYANDLGDARSLVAVTDNVNQSKGDQDPTTWMPSLDRCRYVAEWAAVKTRWRLTVDSAEKSALTSHANSCSNITITVTHAF; from the coding sequence ATGAACCGTACCTCTCGCTGGGTCGGCGGCCTGCTCGCCGCCGTCACCACCGCCACCCTCGGCTTCACCGCCCCCGCGCAGGCGGCCACCGTCTCGGTGCCACTGCGCACCCTCGTCGCCAACCTGCCCGTCGCCACCGAGAACCGCACCGGCTACTCGCGGGACCTCTTCCCGCACTGGATCGACGCCGACGGCGACAGCTGCAACACCCGGTACGAGGTGCTGATCGCCGAGGCCACCACCAAGCCGTCGGTCGGCTCGGGGTGCACCCTCTCCGGCGGCCGGTGGTACTCCTACTACGACGGGGCGTACTGGACCAACCCCGCCGACCTGGACATCGACCACATGGTGGCGCTCGCCGAGGCGTGGGACTCCGGTGCCCGGAGCTGGACCACCTCCCGCCGGCAGTCCTACGCCAACGACCTGGGCGACGCCCGCTCGCTGGTCGCCGTGACCGACAACGTCAACCAGTCCAAGGGCGACCAGGACCCGACGACGTGGATGCCGAGCCTCGACCGGTGCCGGTACGTCGCCGAGTGGGCCGCTGTGAAGACCCGCTGGCGGCTGACCGTCGACAGCGCCGAGAAGAGCGCCCTCACCAGCCACGCCAACTCCTGTTCGAACATCACCATCACGGTGACCCACGCGTTCTGA
- a CDS encoding DUF4352 domain-containing protein translates to MSHPPGPPQDPFQPDPDPYAYSDPQYYPDPTAAPPLYPSDPPAYPPGVGSPYQSYPPEQSTPPYPTSGAPGAGYPPVSGAPGYPPPSSGGPGYPPPVSGAPGYPPPTSGAPGYPGAPGHPAAGVPYPPGPTPMASYPAGPPGPYPGLPLPPSKSSGGGGGKTALIGVAVVVVLVLLCCVGSIFVVLASDDGGTQGTGIGQAPTPGSQGAPLVRPTDAQPFGATEPTTAAPEPTGSEQDGETFNMKAGDTLVITDDEGTVEITIDRFTTSNKGCRSFAPDPDEGMYLIADVTVRVTKGTASVNPFYFEWVGQDGKTANGLVGALSGCGSPLASGVDLRSGSKRTGTVVFDVADKKGVVEYQHNFEAAGSWKP, encoded by the coding sequence GTGAGTCACCCCCCAGGCCCGCCGCAGGATCCCTTCCAGCCGGACCCTGATCCCTACGCGTACTCCGATCCGCAGTACTACCCGGATCCCACGGCGGCGCCGCCGCTGTACCCGTCCGACCCGCCGGCGTATCCGCCGGGCGTCGGCTCGCCGTACCAGTCGTACCCGCCGGAGCAGAGCACGCCGCCGTACCCGACCAGCGGGGCACCCGGCGCGGGCTACCCGCCGGTCTCCGGCGCCCCCGGCTATCCGCCACCCAGCTCGGGCGGCCCCGGCTACCCGCCGCCCGTCTCCGGTGCGCCCGGCTACCCGCCGCCGACATCGGGAGCGCCCGGCTATCCCGGGGCGCCCGGTCACCCGGCCGCCGGCGTGCCCTACCCGCCGGGCCCGACCCCGATGGCGTCGTACCCGGCCGGGCCGCCCGGGCCGTACCCCGGCCTGCCCCTGCCGCCGTCGAAGTCCTCCGGCGGTGGCGGTGGTAAGACCGCGCTGATCGGCGTCGCCGTCGTGGTCGTCCTCGTCCTGCTCTGCTGCGTCGGGAGCATCTTCGTCGTGCTGGCCAGCGACGACGGGGGCACCCAGGGCACCGGCATCGGCCAGGCGCCCACCCCGGGGAGCCAGGGCGCACCGCTGGTCCGGCCGACCGACGCCCAGCCGTTCGGCGCGACCGAACCGACGACCGCCGCCCCGGAACCGACCGGCAGCGAACAGGACGGCGAGACCTTCAACATGAAGGCCGGCGACACGCTGGTGATCACCGACGACGAGGGCACCGTCGAGATCACGATCGACCGGTTCACCACCTCGAACAAGGGCTGCCGGTCCTTCGCGCCCGACCCCGACGAGGGGATGTACCTGATCGCCGACGTGACCGTGCGGGTCACCAAGGGCACCGCCTCGGTCAACCCGTTCTACTTCGAGTGGGTGGGCCAGGACGGCAAGACCGCCAACGGGCTCGTCGGCGCGCTCTCCGGCTGCGGCAGCCCGCTCGCCTCGGGGGTGGACCTCCGCAGCGGCAGCAAGCGCACCGGCACCGTCGTCTTCGACGTGGCCGACAAGAAGGGCGTCGTCGAGTACCAGCACAACTTCGAGGCCGCCGGCTCCTGGAAGCCCTGA